The Chelonia mydas isolate rCheMyd1 chromosome 3, rCheMyd1.pri.v2, whole genome shotgun sequence genome includes a region encoding these proteins:
- the PEX13 gene encoding peroxisome biogenesis factor 13 isoform X1, translated as MNSVPPRAQRARAFPSPRKQESRQEGSGPAAIAQPGSAEAAAASSASRVRFHPPVTIVPEALSPPPGEGRSPDREDSRAAELGEAGATAARDVDPHARPGPEPPHPPADERLGAPPVRPGKAAIRSADLGASLLTRPGQPTRVPPPILPRPSQQAGNSSLSNFRPAYSSSFSPGYGTYGNSFYGNYSPYSYGYGGMGYNRFRTDDLPPSRFVQQAEESSRGAFQSIESIVHAFASVSMMMDATFSAVYNSFRAVLDVANHFSRLKIHFTKVFSAFALVRTIRYLYKRLQRLLGLRKSSENEDLWAESEGTVARIGSEDRAANSAKSWPIFLFFAVILGGPYLIWKLLSTYSDDETASSNWANGDDDHVIGRAEYDFTAVSEEEISFRAGDMLKLAPKVFLSEQQPKVRGWLLASRDGQTTGLVPANYIKILGKRRGRKTVELEIITEQQPAFTNTTPVRGATDADTLEEQEAAFESVFVEMNKVPVTSDSTVIGGDKQDL; from the exons ATGAACTCCGTGCCGCCGAGAGCGCAGCGTGCGCGCGCATTCCCGTCCCCCCGGAAACAGGAGTCCCGGCAGGAAGGTTCCGGGCCCGCCGCCATCGCTCAGCCGGGCTCCGCGGAGGCAGCGGCCGCTTCTTCCGCATCGCGTGTCCGTTTCCACCCGCCGGTGACAATCGTGCCGGAGGCCCTCAGCCCTCCTCCGGGGGAGGGAAGGTCTCCGGACCGCGAAGACAGCCGAGCCGCCGAGCTGGGGGAGGCCGGAGCAACGGCAGCCAGAGACGTCGATCCGCACGCCCGGCCTGGCCCGGAGCCGCCGCACCCGCCGGCGGATGAGCGGCTCGGCGCTCCCCCCGTCAGGCCTGGCAAGGCTGCGatcag GTCTGCTGATTTGGGTGCCAGCCTGCTGACCAGGCCTGGACAACCCACACGAGTACCTCCACCTATTTTGCCACGACCATCACAGCAGGCAGGGAACAGTAGCCTGAGCAATTTCAGACCTGCATACAGCAGTTCCTTTTCTCCAGGCTATGGCACATATGGAAACTCCTTTTATGGAAACTACAGCCCTTACAGTTATGGATATGGTGGTATGGGCTATAACCGGTTTCGTACAGACGATCTACCTCCCAGCAGATTTGTTCAGCAGGCTGAAGAGAGCAGCAGAGGTGCATTTCAGTCCATTGAAAGTATTGTGCATGCATTTGCCTCAGTCAGTATGATGATGGATGCGACCTTTTCAGCTGTTTATAACAGTTTCAGGGCTGTGTTGGATGTAGCCAATCACTTCTCCCGACTCAAAATACACTTCACAAAAGTGTTTTCAGCTTTTGCATTAGTCAGAACTATAAGATACCTCTACAAACGGCTGCAGCGGCTGCTGGGTCTGCGGAAGAGCTCTGAGAATGAGGATTTGTGGgctgaaagtgaaggaactgtggCTCGCATTGGCTCAGAGGACCGGGCAGCTAACTCAGCAAAATCCTGGCCCATTTTCTTGTTCTTTGCTGTTATTCTTGGGGGTCCCTACCTCATCTGGAAGCTGCTCTCCACATACAGTGATGACGAAACAG CCTCTAGTAACTGGGCAAACGGAGATGATGATCATGTAATTGGAAGAGCAGAATATGACTTCACTGCTGTTTCAGAAGAAGAAATTTCTTTTCGTGCTGGTGACATGCTAAAATTAGCACCCAAAG TTTTCTTATCAGAACAACAACCCAAAGTACGTGGCTGGCTTTTGGCTAGTCGTGATGGTCAAACAACAGGACTTGTGCCAGCTAATTACATCAAAATATTGGGTAAAAGAAGAGGTCGGAAAACAGTGGAGCtggaaattattacagagcagcagcCGGCTTTTACCAACACAACACCTGTTAGAGGAGCCACTGATGCGGATACTTTAGAGGAGCAAGAAGCTGCCTTTGAATCCGTTTTCGTTGAAATGAATAAGGTTCCCGTTACCTCTGACTCCACTGTGATAGGTGGAGATAAACAGGATCTGTGA
- the PEX13 gene encoding peroxisome biogenesis factor 13 isoform X2, producing the protein MNSVPPRAQRARAFPSPRKQESRQEGSGPAAIAQPGSAEAAAASSASRVRFHPPVTIVPEALSPPPGEGRSPDREDSRAAELGEAGATAARDVDPHARPGPEPPHPPADERLGAPPVRPGKAAIRSADLGASLLTRPGQPTRVPPPILPRPSQQAGNSSLSNFRPAYSSSFSPGYGTYGNSFYGNYSPYSYGYGGMGYNRFRTDDLPPSRFVQQAEESSRGAFQSIESIVHAFASVSMMMDATFSAVYNSFRAVLDVANHFSRLKIHFTKVFSAFALVRTIRYLYKRLQRLLGLRKSSENEDLWAESEGTVARIGSEDRAANSAKSWPIFLFFAVILGGPYLIWKLLSTYSDDETASSNWANGDDDHVIGRAEYDFTAVSEEEISFRAGDMLKLAPKEQQPKVRGWLLASRDGQTTGLVPANYIKILGKRRGRKTVELEIITEQQPAFTNTTPVRGATDADTLEEQEAAFESVFVEMNKVPVTSDSTVIGGDKQDL; encoded by the exons ATGAACTCCGTGCCGCCGAGAGCGCAGCGTGCGCGCGCATTCCCGTCCCCCCGGAAACAGGAGTCCCGGCAGGAAGGTTCCGGGCCCGCCGCCATCGCTCAGCCGGGCTCCGCGGAGGCAGCGGCCGCTTCTTCCGCATCGCGTGTCCGTTTCCACCCGCCGGTGACAATCGTGCCGGAGGCCCTCAGCCCTCCTCCGGGGGAGGGAAGGTCTCCGGACCGCGAAGACAGCCGAGCCGCCGAGCTGGGGGAGGCCGGAGCAACGGCAGCCAGAGACGTCGATCCGCACGCCCGGCCTGGCCCGGAGCCGCCGCACCCGCCGGCGGATGAGCGGCTCGGCGCTCCCCCCGTCAGGCCTGGCAAGGCTGCGatcag GTCTGCTGATTTGGGTGCCAGCCTGCTGACCAGGCCTGGACAACCCACACGAGTACCTCCACCTATTTTGCCACGACCATCACAGCAGGCAGGGAACAGTAGCCTGAGCAATTTCAGACCTGCATACAGCAGTTCCTTTTCTCCAGGCTATGGCACATATGGAAACTCCTTTTATGGAAACTACAGCCCTTACAGTTATGGATATGGTGGTATGGGCTATAACCGGTTTCGTACAGACGATCTACCTCCCAGCAGATTTGTTCAGCAGGCTGAAGAGAGCAGCAGAGGTGCATTTCAGTCCATTGAAAGTATTGTGCATGCATTTGCCTCAGTCAGTATGATGATGGATGCGACCTTTTCAGCTGTTTATAACAGTTTCAGGGCTGTGTTGGATGTAGCCAATCACTTCTCCCGACTCAAAATACACTTCACAAAAGTGTTTTCAGCTTTTGCATTAGTCAGAACTATAAGATACCTCTACAAACGGCTGCAGCGGCTGCTGGGTCTGCGGAAGAGCTCTGAGAATGAGGATTTGTGGgctgaaagtgaaggaactgtggCTCGCATTGGCTCAGAGGACCGGGCAGCTAACTCAGCAAAATCCTGGCCCATTTTCTTGTTCTTTGCTGTTATTCTTGGGGGTCCCTACCTCATCTGGAAGCTGCTCTCCACATACAGTGATGACGAAACAG CCTCTAGTAACTGGGCAAACGGAGATGATGATCATGTAATTGGAAGAGCAGAATATGACTTCACTGCTGTTTCAGAAGAAGAAATTTCTTTTCGTGCTGGTGACATGCTAAAATTAGCACCCAAAG AACAACAACCCAAAGTACGTGGCTGGCTTTTGGCTAGTCGTGATGGTCAAACAACAGGACTTGTGCCAGCTAATTACATCAAAATATTGGGTAAAAGAAGAGGTCGGAAAACAGTGGAGCtggaaattattacagagcagcagcCGGCTTTTACCAACACAACACCTGTTAGAGGAGCCACTGATGCGGATACTTTAGAGGAGCAAGAAGCTGCCTTTGAATCCGTTTTCGTTGAAATGAATAAGGTTCCCGTTACCTCTGACTCCACTGTGATAGGTGGAGATAAACAGGATCTGTGA
- the PEX13 gene encoding peroxisome biogenesis factor 13 isoform X3, whose translation MNSVPPRAQRARAFPSPRKQESRQEGSGPAAIAQPGSAEAAAASSASRVRFHPPVTIVPEALSPPPGEGRSPDREDSRAAELGEAGATAARDVDPHARPGPEPPHPPADERLGAPPVRPGKAAIRSADLGASLLTRPGQPTRVPPPILPRPSQQAGNSSLSNFRPAYSSSFSPGYGTYGNSFYGNYSPYSYGYGGMGYNRFRTDDLPPSRFVQQAEESSRGAFQSIESIVHAFASVSMMMDATFSAVYNSFRAVLDVANHFSRLKIHFTKVFSAFALVRTIRYLYKRLQRLLGLRKSSENEDLWAESEGTVARIGSEDRAANSAKSWPIFLFFAVILGGPYLIWKLLSTYSDDETASSNWANGDDDHVIGRAEYDFTAVSEEEISFRAGDMLKLAPKVNYSEGCNLQTDFQRTFFLYSKYLVSFGKGVYLF comes from the exons ATGAACTCCGTGCCGCCGAGAGCGCAGCGTGCGCGCGCATTCCCGTCCCCCCGGAAACAGGAGTCCCGGCAGGAAGGTTCCGGGCCCGCCGCCATCGCTCAGCCGGGCTCCGCGGAGGCAGCGGCCGCTTCTTCCGCATCGCGTGTCCGTTTCCACCCGCCGGTGACAATCGTGCCGGAGGCCCTCAGCCCTCCTCCGGGGGAGGGAAGGTCTCCGGACCGCGAAGACAGCCGAGCCGCCGAGCTGGGGGAGGCCGGAGCAACGGCAGCCAGAGACGTCGATCCGCACGCCCGGCCTGGCCCGGAGCCGCCGCACCCGCCGGCGGATGAGCGGCTCGGCGCTCCCCCCGTCAGGCCTGGCAAGGCTGCGatcag GTCTGCTGATTTGGGTGCCAGCCTGCTGACCAGGCCTGGACAACCCACACGAGTACCTCCACCTATTTTGCCACGACCATCACAGCAGGCAGGGAACAGTAGCCTGAGCAATTTCAGACCTGCATACAGCAGTTCCTTTTCTCCAGGCTATGGCACATATGGAAACTCCTTTTATGGAAACTACAGCCCTTACAGTTATGGATATGGTGGTATGGGCTATAACCGGTTTCGTACAGACGATCTACCTCCCAGCAGATTTGTTCAGCAGGCTGAAGAGAGCAGCAGAGGTGCATTTCAGTCCATTGAAAGTATTGTGCATGCATTTGCCTCAGTCAGTATGATGATGGATGCGACCTTTTCAGCTGTTTATAACAGTTTCAGGGCTGTGTTGGATGTAGCCAATCACTTCTCCCGACTCAAAATACACTTCACAAAAGTGTTTTCAGCTTTTGCATTAGTCAGAACTATAAGATACCTCTACAAACGGCTGCAGCGGCTGCTGGGTCTGCGGAAGAGCTCTGAGAATGAGGATTTGTGGgctgaaagtgaaggaactgtggCTCGCATTGGCTCAGAGGACCGGGCAGCTAACTCAGCAAAATCCTGGCCCATTTTCTTGTTCTTTGCTGTTATTCTTGGGGGTCCCTACCTCATCTGGAAGCTGCTCTCCACATACAGTGATGACGAAACAG CCTCTAGTAACTGGGCAAACGGAGATGATGATCATGTAATTGGAAGAGCAGAATATGACTTCACTGCTGTTTCAGAAGAAGAAATTTCTTTTCGTGCTGGTGACATGCTAAAATTAGCACCCAAAG TTAATTACAGTGAAGGGTGTAATCTTCAAACAGACTTTCAAAGAACTTTTTTCCTCTACAGTAAATATCTTGTATCCTTTGGAAAAGGGGTGTACCTTTTTTAG
- the PEX13 gene encoding peroxisome biogenesis factor 13 isoform X5 — protein sequence MASQPPPPKPWENRRLAGTAAPAFQSADLGASLLTRPGQPTRVPPPILPRPSQQAGNSSLSNFRPAYSSSFSPGYGTYGNSFYGNYSPYSYGYGGMGYNRFRTDDLPPSRFVQQAEESSRGAFQSIESIVHAFASVSMMMDATFSAVYNSFRAVLDVANHFSRLKIHFTKVFSAFALVRTIRYLYKRLQRLLGLRKSSENEDLWAESEGTVARIGSEDRAANSAKSWPIFLFFAVILGGPYLIWKLLSTYSDDETASSNWANGDDDHVIGRAEYDFTAVSEEEISFRAGDMLKLAPKEQQPKVRGWLLASRDGQTTGLVPANYIKILGKRRGRKTVELEIITEQQPAFTNTTPVRGATDADTLEEQEAAFESVFVEMNKVPVTSDSTVIGGDKQDL from the exons ATGGCGTCTCAGCCGCCGCCTCCCAAGCCCTGGGAGAACCGGCGCCTGGCGGGAACCGCGGCCCCAGCCTTCCA GTCTGCTGATTTGGGTGCCAGCCTGCTGACCAGGCCTGGACAACCCACACGAGTACCTCCACCTATTTTGCCACGACCATCACAGCAGGCAGGGAACAGTAGCCTGAGCAATTTCAGACCTGCATACAGCAGTTCCTTTTCTCCAGGCTATGGCACATATGGAAACTCCTTTTATGGAAACTACAGCCCTTACAGTTATGGATATGGTGGTATGGGCTATAACCGGTTTCGTACAGACGATCTACCTCCCAGCAGATTTGTTCAGCAGGCTGAAGAGAGCAGCAGAGGTGCATTTCAGTCCATTGAAAGTATTGTGCATGCATTTGCCTCAGTCAGTATGATGATGGATGCGACCTTTTCAGCTGTTTATAACAGTTTCAGGGCTGTGTTGGATGTAGCCAATCACTTCTCCCGACTCAAAATACACTTCACAAAAGTGTTTTCAGCTTTTGCATTAGTCAGAACTATAAGATACCTCTACAAACGGCTGCAGCGGCTGCTGGGTCTGCGGAAGAGCTCTGAGAATGAGGATTTGTGGgctgaaagtgaaggaactgtggCTCGCATTGGCTCAGAGGACCGGGCAGCTAACTCAGCAAAATCCTGGCCCATTTTCTTGTTCTTTGCTGTTATTCTTGGGGGTCCCTACCTCATCTGGAAGCTGCTCTCCACATACAGTGATGACGAAACAG CCTCTAGTAACTGGGCAAACGGAGATGATGATCATGTAATTGGAAGAGCAGAATATGACTTCACTGCTGTTTCAGAAGAAGAAATTTCTTTTCGTGCTGGTGACATGCTAAAATTAGCACCCAAAG AACAACAACCCAAAGTACGTGGCTGGCTTTTGGCTAGTCGTGATGGTCAAACAACAGGACTTGTGCCAGCTAATTACATCAAAATATTGGGTAAAAGAAGAGGTCGGAAAACAGTGGAGCtggaaattattacagagcagcagcCGGCTTTTACCAACACAACACCTGTTAGAGGAGCCACTGATGCGGATACTTTAGAGGAGCAAGAAGCTGCCTTTGAATCCGTTTTCGTTGAAATGAATAAGGTTCCCGTTACCTCTGACTCCACTGTGATAGGTGGAGATAAACAGGATCTGTGA
- the PEX13 gene encoding peroxisome biogenesis factor 13 isoform X4 produces MASQPPPPKPWENRRLAGTAAPAFQSADLGASLLTRPGQPTRVPPPILPRPSQQAGNSSLSNFRPAYSSSFSPGYGTYGNSFYGNYSPYSYGYGGMGYNRFRTDDLPPSRFVQQAEESSRGAFQSIESIVHAFASVSMMMDATFSAVYNSFRAVLDVANHFSRLKIHFTKVFSAFALVRTIRYLYKRLQRLLGLRKSSENEDLWAESEGTVARIGSEDRAANSAKSWPIFLFFAVILGGPYLIWKLLSTYSDDETASSNWANGDDDHVIGRAEYDFTAVSEEEISFRAGDMLKLAPKVFLSEQQPKVRGWLLASRDGQTTGLVPANYIKILGKRRGRKTVELEIITEQQPAFTNTTPVRGATDADTLEEQEAAFESVFVEMNKVPVTSDSTVIGGDKQDL; encoded by the exons ATGGCGTCTCAGCCGCCGCCTCCCAAGCCCTGGGAGAACCGGCGCCTGGCGGGAACCGCGGCCCCAGCCTTCCA GTCTGCTGATTTGGGTGCCAGCCTGCTGACCAGGCCTGGACAACCCACACGAGTACCTCCACCTATTTTGCCACGACCATCACAGCAGGCAGGGAACAGTAGCCTGAGCAATTTCAGACCTGCATACAGCAGTTCCTTTTCTCCAGGCTATGGCACATATGGAAACTCCTTTTATGGAAACTACAGCCCTTACAGTTATGGATATGGTGGTATGGGCTATAACCGGTTTCGTACAGACGATCTACCTCCCAGCAGATTTGTTCAGCAGGCTGAAGAGAGCAGCAGAGGTGCATTTCAGTCCATTGAAAGTATTGTGCATGCATTTGCCTCAGTCAGTATGATGATGGATGCGACCTTTTCAGCTGTTTATAACAGTTTCAGGGCTGTGTTGGATGTAGCCAATCACTTCTCCCGACTCAAAATACACTTCACAAAAGTGTTTTCAGCTTTTGCATTAGTCAGAACTATAAGATACCTCTACAAACGGCTGCAGCGGCTGCTGGGTCTGCGGAAGAGCTCTGAGAATGAGGATTTGTGGgctgaaagtgaaggaactgtggCTCGCATTGGCTCAGAGGACCGGGCAGCTAACTCAGCAAAATCCTGGCCCATTTTCTTGTTCTTTGCTGTTATTCTTGGGGGTCCCTACCTCATCTGGAAGCTGCTCTCCACATACAGTGATGACGAAACAG CCTCTAGTAACTGGGCAAACGGAGATGATGATCATGTAATTGGAAGAGCAGAATATGACTTCACTGCTGTTTCAGAAGAAGAAATTTCTTTTCGTGCTGGTGACATGCTAAAATTAGCACCCAAAG TTTTCTTATCAGAACAACAACCCAAAGTACGTGGCTGGCTTTTGGCTAGTCGTGATGGTCAAACAACAGGACTTGTGCCAGCTAATTACATCAAAATATTGGGTAAAAGAAGAGGTCGGAAAACAGTGGAGCtggaaattattacagagcagcagcCGGCTTTTACCAACACAACACCTGTTAGAGGAGCCACTGATGCGGATACTTTAGAGGAGCAAGAAGCTGCCTTTGAATCCGTTTTCGTTGAAATGAATAAGGTTCCCGTTACCTCTGACTCCACTGTGATAGGTGGAGATAAACAGGATCTGTGA